The stretch of DNA GATCAGCTGCAGGACGTGATGGCATTGGTGCATGCGAGGCCTGACCTTGCGCGGGAGCAGCTGCTGCTGTGCGCCGGACGTCAGTTCAAAGAAGGAGACGTGCAACATTGGTGGCATCCTCCCTCGAACCGGGGCGTGCGCACACGCTGCTCCGATGATTTCCTCTGGCTGCCCTTTGTCACCAGTCGCTACGTAATGACGACCGGGGACACCGGAGTGCTGGAGGCCCCGATCCAGTACATTGAAGGCCGCCCGATCAATACGGACGAAGACTCCTACTACGACCTTCCCACCCGTTCGGAGCAATCAGACAGTTTATACAACCACTGTGTGCGCGCCATTCTGAGAGGGCTTACGAAAGGTGCGCATGGCCTGCCGCTCATCGGTTCCGGTGATTGGAACGACGGGATGAACATGGTCGGCGATCGAGGCCAGGGCGAAAGTGTCTGGCTGGCCTTCTTCCTCTACGACGTCCTCATGCGGTTTGCCGAGGTGGCGAAAGGCAAAGGTGATGTGCCCTTCGCAGAACGTTGCCACTTAGAAGCGGCTCAGTTGCAGACAACCATTGAGGAACAGGCCTGGGATGGAGAATGGTACCGTCGCGCCTATTTCGACGACGGCACCCCGCTCGGGTCGGCTACCAACGACGAATGCCAAATCGATTCCATTCCGCAAAGCTGGTCTGTGCTGTCGGGAGCGGGAGAGGCCATTCGTTCGCACCAGGGAATGGAGGCCGTTGCTCGACGCTTGGTTCGGCGCGACGATGCCCTCATCCAACTATTGGATCCACCCTTCGATAAGTCCGCGTTGAATCCCGGCTATATCAAAGGCTACGTGCCGGGAGTGAGGGAAAACGGCGGACAATATACCCATGGCGCACTCTGGGCCACGATGGCCTTCGCCGCACTGGGCGACCGGGAACGGGCCTGGGAACTATTTCGCATGATCAACCCGGTGAACCATGCCCGGTCACCCGAGGACCTCAATCGATACAAAGTCGAGCCCTATGTCGTGGCGGCGGATGTCTATGCGGTATCACCGCACATCGGCCGCGGCGGGTGGACCTGGTACACCGGCTCGGCCGGATGGATGTATCGGTTGATCGTCGAGTCACTGCTCGGCCTGAGACTGGAACACAACCAGTTACGGTTCGTTCCCTGCCTTCCCCAGGATTGGAAGGCGTTCACGTTGCACTACCGATTCAGGGAGACGCTGTATCACATCACGGTGCGGCAATCAGTTGCTGAACAGAAGGCCATGTCGGTGGCAATCGATGGCGTTCAACAAGCCGACCTCACGATTCGACTTGTGGATGACCGTCGCGAACATTTCGTTGAGGTGAATGTGGCAACCTCTTAAATGCACAGCAAGCGTCTTTCGAGCGCAGGCGTCACCATGTTAGGATGCGCCTCATGCTGATCGACACCCATACCCATCTCGACGATGCGCGTTACGAATCGGACCGTGAGGCGATGATCGCCCGTGCGCGCGAGGCCGGTGTGGAATCGATGATCACCATCGGCTGCGACCTTGCGACCAGCCGGTCGGCTGTGGCCCTCGCCGGCCAGTATCCCTTCGTGTATGCCTCGATCGGCGTGCACCCCCATGAAGTCAAACACATCACTGACGAGTGGTACGATGAGTTCCGGAAACTGGCCCTCGACAGGAAGGTGGTGGCCTATGGCGAGATCGGTCTCGATTACCATTACAACCACTCCGATCCGGAATTACAGCGCCGGCGCTTTCGCGAGCAGATTCAATTGGCGCGTGAACTGACGCTCCCGGTCATCATCCACACCAGAGAAGCGCAGGACGATACCGTTCGAATTTTGAAGGAAGAACGGGCCTCAGAAATCGGCGGGGTGTTTCACTGTTTTTCGGGAGATGCCTGGCTGGCAAAGGATGCGATTGAACTGGGGTTCTATCTCTCGTTCTCCGGCATCCTGACCTTTCAGAATGCGACCATGCTGCGCGAGATCGCCAAGACGGTCCCGGCGGACCGGCTGCTCATTGAAACCGATTGCCCCTATCTCACGCCGGTCCCCCACCGCGGCAAACGCAACGAACCGGCTTATGTGAAGCACGTGGCCGAATTGCTGGCGACGATCACCGCCGACAACGCCCGCGTGACCATTGAAGACGTAGGCCGCCGCACCAGTGAGAATGCCCGCCGCCTGTTCAAAATTCCCTAAGCTGATGCTTTCGTTTACGTTGGGACTTCGGCAGCTTGCGGGGATTCCCCCCCTTGTCCTTGGATCGTTTCACCACATCATCCGGCCCTCGATCCAGCTCTTTAAAGGCCACAGGCGACGGGGTGAACGACCGATCGTGTAACTTGGCGCGAAACTCCGCCGCGCCGATGACGAACGCGCCGGCCGCCCTGGCCGAATTGACCACTTCATGGTCCGAAGACACCACCGCGCAGTCCCGGCCGTATAACCGGGCGAGACGTTGAATCACCTGGTCGGCCCGTTCACCTCGCTTGGAATAGACGACTTCGACACCGGATTGAAATTCGCGATGTTCCGCGCCCAGCCCGCCCTGCCAGCCGTCGAAGACGACGGTGATGGCATGGCCTTTTCGTTGACGGTACCCGGCCAGGCTCTTGAGGAGCGTCTCACGCGCCGCCTCCAGGCGTCCGGAACCGGCGGGGAGGGCCATTCCGGCGCTTCCGACAAGGTTATACCCATCGACAAGAAGATGTGTTGCCATCTACAATTACGAGGTTTAAGGCCTTTTGTTGACAATACCACAAACATCTGAGAAAAGGCCTAGAGGGTACTCTGTCGAGAGGAGTTCCGGTTCGTGGCTCATGTTGTCTCTTTGGTCCAGCACCTTCTCACGCTCGCGTTCGCCTGTGTCCTGCTGAGTGTAGGCCCTTCATTCGGCGCCGATACCACGACCGACCCGTCCTGGCCGCAGTTTCCTCAGGTCTCCACGGGGGAGCCGTCCCCTCGGTTCCTGCTGGTCAAACAAGACCACACCGCCCCCTCACGATATCCGATCATCGTCCGCGACCTTCGCACGTGGTCTACCGCCGAGGGCACACGCCTCGTACTCGACCTGAATCACAAGACCTCCTTCTCCGAAACGCATCTGCGCAACCCCGACCGAGTGCTCATCGAGGTGAATAACGCGATCCTGGGAAAGTCCTCCAAGCAGCGCGTGTCGGGCGGGACGATCCCGCAAACGTTTCAAATTGCGCAAAGCCGGCCGCGAGTCGTCAGCATCACGCTGACACGCAACCAGAATTCCCGCTACAAAGTGTTCTCGCTCGACAATCCGGACCGCCTCGTCATCGATATCACACAGCGTCCAAAAGATAAGATCCGTCAGATCGGGGAGACCTCGGCGACGTCGCCACAGGCTCCGGCCGTCTCCTTGCCGACCCCGCCGGCGATTCCGAGTCCCACCGTCACGGAACCGGCTCGCCCGGTGGCGCCCAAACCGGCGAGCCCGATCCAGACCATCGTCATCGACCCCGGACATGGAGGGAAAGACCCCGGCACGGTAGGACAGCACGGCACGACGGAAAAAGATGTGACGTTGAAGGTCAGCCTGCTGCTCAAATCGTTGCTCAGCTCCTTGCCGAACACACGTGTCCTGATGACGCGTGAGCGCGATGCATTTATCGAGCTGGAAGACCGGGCCAAGTTCGCGAACGGGAAGGACGCAGACCTGTTCATCTCCATCCACGTCAACTCCCACCCACACAAGGGCGTCCGTGGGCTGGAGATCTACCATTTCGGTGAAGCCAAGGATCAGCGCGCCCTGGAAGTGGCCGCGCGAGAAAACGGTACCCCGTTGAATAATACCGGGGTGGGCTGGGAATACCTCGTCGCCGACCTGCTCACGAGCAAGAAGATCGAGCATTCGCTCGATCTCGCCTGGACGGCCAAGCAGGCGATGGTGACAAACCTCAACGGGCGCTATAGCACAATTGACCACGGGGTGAAGACCGCCCCTTTTTACGTGCTCCGATTCACCACCATGCCCAGCATTCTCGCCGAAATCGCCTTCATGTCGAACCCCGCTGAAGAAGAGCAAATGCGCTCACAGCCGTTCCTGGCACATATCGCGGAATCGATTTTCGAAGGGGTCAAAACCTACCTCCACGCCAATCCTCCCAGATGACAAGCGCCGTCTCGTTGGGCTAGAGTTCTCCCTTTTGACTCCATGGTATGACCACTTTCAAACTCGTCCTCGAGTACGACGGGACACAATATGCCGGGTGGCAACGCCAGCCGAACGTGCCGACCATCCAGGCCACCGTCGAAGAGGCGCTGGCGGCGATCGCGCAAACAAAACTCACGCTCGTCGGAGCAGGCCGGACCGATGCCGGGGTACACGCCCTCGGGCAAGTCGCCAGTTTCAGGACCGAGCGCGGACTCTCTCAGCGGGAGTGGCTTCGCGCCTTAAATGCCCACCTCCCTCCCGATATCAGCGCCCTCTCAGTTGAAGCGGTGCCGGATACGTTTCACGCACGCTACTCGGCGAAAGGGAAGCTGTACGAGTATCACCTGATGAATCGATCCGAGCGAGCGCCCCTCCTCCGTGCCTGGAGCTGGATGCTCTATAAACCGCTGGACTATGCGGCGATGACGGAGGCTGCGGCGACGCTGACCGGCACCCACGATTTCTCCTCCTTCGAAACCGCCCCGACCGACAACGACAACCCGCAGTGTTCGTTACAGCAGGCAGACCTTCGCCG from Nitrospira sp. encodes:
- the truA gene encoding tRNA pseudouridine(38-40) synthase TruA; the protein is MTTFKLVLEYDGTQYAGWQRQPNVPTIQATVEEALAAIAQTKLTLVGAGRTDAGVHALGQVASFRTERGLSQREWLRALNAHLPPDISALSVEAVPDTFHARYSAKGKLYEYHLMNRSERAPLLRAWSWMLYKPLDYAAMTEAAATLTGTHDFSSFETAPTDNDNPQCSLQQADLRRHGDLIILSFYADRFLKQMVRAMVGTLVEVGQGKRASADMRHVLAAHTRAAAGRTAPAHGLYLVRVDYGETTIPHPT
- a CDS encoding TatD family hydrolase, yielding MLIDTHTHLDDARYESDREAMIARAREAGVESMITIGCDLATSRSAVALAGQYPFVYASIGVHPHEVKHITDEWYDEFRKLALDRKVVAYGEIGLDYHYNHSDPELQRRRFREQIQLARELTLPVIIHTREAQDDTVRILKEERASEIGGVFHCFSGDAWLAKDAIELGFYLSFSGILTFQNATMLREIAKTVPADRLLIETDCPYLTPVPHRGKRNEPAYVKHVAELLATITADNARVTIEDVGRRTSENARRLFKIP
- a CDS encoding N-acetylmuramoyl-L-alanine amidase, producing MAHVVSLVQHLLTLAFACVLLSVGPSFGADTTTDPSWPQFPQVSTGEPSPRFLLVKQDHTAPSRYPIIVRDLRTWSTAEGTRLVLDLNHKTSFSETHLRNPDRVLIEVNNAILGKSSKQRVSGGTIPQTFQIAQSRPRVVSITLTRNQNSRYKVFSLDNPDRLVIDITQRPKDKIRQIGETSATSPQAPAVSLPTPPAIPSPTVTEPARPVAPKPASPIQTIVIDPGHGGKDPGTVGQHGTTEKDVTLKVSLLLKSLLSSLPNTRVLMTRERDAFIELEDRAKFANGKDADLFISIHVNSHPHKGVRGLEIYHFGEAKDQRALEVAARENGTPLNNTGVGWEYLVADLLTSKKIEHSLDLAWTAKQAMVTNLNGRYSTIDHGVKTAPFYVLRFTTMPSILAEIAFMSNPAEEEQMRSQPFLAHIAESIFEGVKTYLHANPPR
- a CDS encoding NYN domain-containing protein — protein: MATHLLVDGYNLVGSAGMALPAGSGRLEAARETLLKSLAGYRQRKGHAITVVFDGWQGGLGAEHREFQSGVEVVYSKRGERADQVIQRLARLYGRDCAVVSSDHEVVNSARAAGAFVIGAAEFRAKLHDRSFTPSPVAFKELDRGPDDVVKRSKDKGGNPRKLPKSQRKRKHQLREF